GTTCTGATATCGCTAATAAATTGTTTAATGCATTAAACATAAAGTGTGGATTGATCTGTGATTGCATCAATTGCAATTCGGCACTGATCTTTTCTTTTTCTAAAGCTTGTTGATGCGTTTCCATTTTTAGTTGATGTCTTATCATTCCATAGACCACTGCAGCAATAATAAAAAAGAGGTTATAAAATATAAAAAATCGTATCATCATAGTGTGAAACGTCGTATTCTGAAGATATACAACTCCCAACTCAATTAACAGAAGATCAGCTAAACCTAAAAGGAGTAAACTAGAAAAAACCAGGTACTTTTTAGACGAATAGTATCTTGGAGTTAAGTAAAAAGTAACGATATAAAAGAAAGGAATAATGCTTATCATTCCTATAAAATTGGGGAGAATAAAAATCCCCATTTCTATGGTTTCCTGTATAACGACTCCATCTACATCTTCTACTGTATTTTCAACTATTCCTACCTCTGTGGTCAATAGTAAAATGGCAATAGAAGCAATCCAGAATAGAATATTCAGGAAAACCTCGATCCATCGTTGTAAAGTTATTTGTTGTATACTCACAATTCAAATGTATAGATAATTGTTGAACCAATTCTGTAAAAGTGATATACTCTTAATTTATGGTACAAAACAAAAAAATAAGGTAGGAATACGTTTGATAACCTGAGTTTTGATATATATAACTTAGTTTTTACCTAGGTAACATTTTGTTGTAAACTACTGATAACCCTTTTAATATTGTCATTCAAAATCATTAAAAAAAGAACAGATGAAACATGTATTTAAAATGATAGTACTGATAAGTTTTCTACTATCCTGTAAACAAGAACCGACAATAGCACAGGAGGTAGTTAGTAGTGCTACTGTAACTAGTAAAGAAAAATTATCAGACTATCTCAATGAATTAGAAAAATCAGGATTTTCTGGAAGTATTTTGGTCGCTCAGAAAGGAAAAGTACTTCTAGAAAAAGGATATGGATATGCTAATCGAAAAAGCAAAATCAAAAGTACCCCTGAAACAGTTTTCGATATTGGTTCGATCACCAAGCAATTTACGGGAGCTGCTATTTTAAAATTAGAAATGCAGGGTAAACTTTCTGTTGAAGACAACCTTTCTAAATATATAACTAATGTACCCGATGATAAAAAAGATATCACCTTACATCATTTACTTACACATTCTTCTGGATTTCAATCAGCAATAGGAGATGATTATGAAGGTACCTCTACTCAAGAGTTTATCGCAGAAGCTTTTAAAAGAAAATTAGTATTCAGACCAGGAACCAAGTTTACATATTCTAATGTGGGGTATAGTTTCTTAGGTATTATCATTGAGAAAGTTTCGGGAATGTCTTATGAAGAGTATTTGATGAAACACTTATGGAAACCCTCTGGGATGCACCAAACCGGATATAAAAAACCTTTGTTTAAAGATATAGCAGTTGGATATCGCAAAAATAACCATTGGGGAAAGCCTACAGATAAAAAATGGGATGTAGATGGGCCATACTGGCACTTAAAAGCAAATGGAGGAGTACTATCTACTACACAAGATATGTATAAATGGCACCAGGCATTGCTAGGAGATAAAATTCTGGACGCTACAACAAAAACCAAGTACTATAGTAAACATATTGAAGAAGGAGAGGGGGCAGGATCATATTATGGATATGGATGGGCTATTTTCCCTACACCCCGTAATACCGAATTGATTGCTCATAATGGAGGTAATGGAATTTTCTTTGCCGATATGTGGCGTTATCTTGATGAAGATATCACCATTGTTATAATGACGAATGCCGTGCAACGCAAATTCGAAAATATTACTTCTCAGATTGCAGGAATACTTTTAAAACCTGATTTCAATCCTACTGTTAATGAACAATCAAAGGGAACAATAACCGGAGAAATGGCAGATCAATTAGTAAATGAATTTATGAAGATAATGAATCAAAATAATCAGGGTATCTGGAAATCTTTTATAGAAAACAGAATGACTCCAATGTTTAAAAAATCTTTTTCAATAGAGAAACATGTAGCAATGTTTAAACAATTGCATGAAGATCTTAAAGGAGGAAATATCGTACAAATCACGGTGAATGAGAATGAATTAGCTCTAGGTGTTGAAACTAAAAATGGGGTAGAACAGATTCTATTTGATGTTGTCCCTAATGCAAAAGGAGAATTAAGAATAGAAGGGATACGATAAGAATTTAATATTCTTTTCTAATAACTAAAATTGATCAATCCAGACCTATCAGAGATGTTTGAAAATATTTATTTAAGTGTACTTCGATAGGTTTGGATTGATAATTAATGGCTTAACAGTTCTATAAGTAAAA
The sequence above is a segment of the Aquimarina spinulae genome. Coding sequences within it:
- a CDS encoding sensor histidine kinase codes for the protein MSIQQITLQRWIEVFLNILFWIASIAILLLTTEVGIVENTVEDVDGVVIQETIEMGIFILPNFIGMISIIPFFYIVTFYLTPRYYSSKKYLVFSSLLLLGLADLLLIELGVVYLQNTTFHTMMIRFFIFYNLFFIIAAVVYGMIRHQLKMETHQQALEKEKISAELQLMQSQINPHFMFNALNNLLAISERSENAETSSGITKLSDLLRFMIYDTQAEQVLLSKEIEFIENYIALQKLKYSTEDPFEISLITETNDEDPKIAPTLLIPFVENAFKHGLDIQTKSFIRIKLEFKDNLLHFEVKNSKHHLKKTEFEKKYSGIGLENVKKRLNLIYPNQYSLDIKEDEHIFYILLKINLTI
- a CDS encoding serine hydrolase domain-containing protein, with the protein product MKHVFKMIVLISFLLSCKQEPTIAQEVVSSATVTSKEKLSDYLNELEKSGFSGSILVAQKGKVLLEKGYGYANRKSKIKSTPETVFDIGSITKQFTGAAILKLEMQGKLSVEDNLSKYITNVPDDKKDITLHHLLTHSSGFQSAIGDDYEGTSTQEFIAEAFKRKLVFRPGTKFTYSNVGYSFLGIIIEKVSGMSYEEYLMKHLWKPSGMHQTGYKKPLFKDIAVGYRKNNHWGKPTDKKWDVDGPYWHLKANGGVLSTTQDMYKWHQALLGDKILDATTKTKYYSKHIEEGEGAGSYYGYGWAIFPTPRNTELIAHNGGNGIFFADMWRYLDEDITIVIMTNAVQRKFENITSQIAGILLKPDFNPTVNEQSKGTITGEMADQLVNEFMKIMNQNNQGIWKSFIENRMTPMFKKSFSIEKHVAMFKQLHEDLKGGNIVQITVNENELALGVETKNGVEQILFDVVPNAKGELRIEGIR